The nucleotide window TTCTAGCAATTGTGATATACCCTTGACGGCTAACTGATGGTAAGTAAGTGCATTTTCTTCACTTCGGTTTGGTATTTGACGTTGCATAGACAATGACACTGTtgaagaaatattaattattattgctcTTTCCACTTAAATCATACATAGaacaaatttgtttacttacCATCCAAAGCAATAATAGTGGGCATCTTATGAATTTTAGTTGTGGTTAACTGCTACTTTGATATTTCCCCAAGAAGACTTTGAATTCCAGAATTAGCTTATATACGCGTATATATTGATTAAAAGTCAAGAAATGTCTTTGGGTAAATAATTTGTTTCACTATATTAAAAAACCATGTTCATTATTATACAGTTGTattttgtgtacaaattttagGTTTGTTTCATAACTGCTAGCTGTCAGAAAGaacaatatgtgagttatcccacaAGAAGCGAAATAACGTAAATTAAAGAAACGAAAATGTAGACCCTAGGAACTAGCAgacatttatcaaaaaacatcgaAATGGTATTTTTAATAATCGCTTCATATCAACACTTGAATACTGATCAgtagaattattattttaacaattcaaaacaataaaaaaaacagtgttggaaaatttaaatgatggaTGGATTATAAATTAGCTTTTAATCACTGAAATCCATAAATCTAAattattgaattgaaaaaacGCAATCCTCAACCTCTCAACACATGtattttaacagctgttttttcatTTGGTAGTTTGTTTTTCCTGCTAGCAGAAATTCCACTGACAGAAATGTGGGGGGCTTGTAACATGCTACTAACGCTCTCAATTTGTGCCTTGAAGGATTTTTGGGTTAAGAAATGCTTTTCCAGCAGAAAATTAACTAGCTGTAGTAGTTAGCAGTTATGAAACAAACCTAATATCTCATGAGCTGCCAAGCATTTTacttaatgtttaaaatttactgTTAGCGATTGGTCAGCCGTTGCGGTACATCTCCGAAAGTACGTAAAGCAAACCGTagcacatacgtatatattttattaggcaataaaaatatatacacatatactgcaatataaaatgtttggtgtaAGCtcctattaatattttatataatataagtatatgctgttttgaaatatttttcattaatgtcttttaaactgttactttttaattgaaatatattcaattagCATATTAGAAGTAAGATTAATTAATTGTATTAATCATTGTAACAAATCGGCTATGTGTTTAAAAAGAAGTAAGCTAAAGAATATGGTCCGAAAgcatttatttgcaaataatttgtaCATTATAGAATTTTCTATGGAGTTGCAACGGACAATTTCTTCCACAAAAGGCTTCCAAAGTATTCAAAATTATGAGAAATTCGAAAGCCTATCTGCACAATATTTTAACTCTAGGCCAAATTTGAGTAATAAAAAGAAACTGGGTTTAAAACAGTgttatctatattttttaatggatCCGCGGATATCTCGTAACCTCCCAGTCAGCGCTAAAGAAAATGTGATTATAATGTGACGACGAGAGTCTTCTTCTTACAAGATGTACTCAAAAACggtgattttaatattttcgaagaaaaaccAAACTATTTTATTAATCCCATCATATTGGACCCTTTCcaaagtaattaataaaatctGATGTCACATGAAAAGTCACcttttttgaatttgcattATTATTACATGACCAGACGTTAAGTATGTTTCTTTGTCTTAGAGTCTTAAAGAACTTGAAATATGGCAACGGTTTTTGAATTCGATTTTCTACGTAGGAAAAGCAAAATCCACGCGCCCTTATTCACATTTATACAACGCTatcaaaatatacaacaaacaaGAACTTGATGATAAAGGTTGATATTTTTCAGAATATGTACTcggcgatatacatatgtacttcttaattataaaaattgttataccCGTATTATAGTCGTATGTCTAAATGCAGTTGTAAACGATATCCAAACGCCTAAATTTAGTAAGGTAGATCATATAGTCGATATTTGGAGAAATGGTTTTGGTGTCGTTAATCTACACGTCTTTCACAATATCTTGCCATATGAAGCATACACTCGAGAGGTTTGTATGTAAACATGTAAGAAACTTAATATGTTTAAAGATTTTTCATTTCTGTTTTTAGGCCGCTGTCATAGATGCAATAAGTCTGCCTAATTTAACAAACCAAAAACGTGGAATTTACTACGGCCCATCAAGGAAATGGACGGCCAAAGGAAGAAAACGTTTGGGAATAGCTTTACTTTATAGGGCCATGAAAATATTCTTATCGGAAGGCGAAATTCAGTTATATCCTTTTGATTTAGCTTAATTATAAATTCtttctataaaatatactatatatgtatttaaaatttgtaactCTTATTTCTTTGGCGTCACGTTCTAATACCGAGGGATAGAGGAGGTTCTCCAGATAAAACCACAAGGCTGTTATCTGCAATTTCAAGTAGAGCAATTTATAAATAGCAATACTGTTTTAGTATCCAACGGCAACTATAATCTAGTAGCCATCCGTAATATAGGTGAATACACTGTTCGCACATTTTCATATTGAAATTGATGTAAAATAcgaatacatatattattgttttaatcggaaaaatatatacatatatatatttaaaaaatcacgACTTATAAGTTAAGAGATTTGTGTGtttacatttataataaaaactattgcTGCTGCATttcatatatatgttatatatccATTTTAACCCCGAACTCATTTTCAGTCTGCGGGTCTAGGAGTTTTGGCATTGTAATCGTGCCAAATTCTACAAGGAATGGAAGGTATATTATCTTAGCAATCAAAATCTGAAATAATTCAATTGgtaatcaaattttttcaaagcgcACCCTCTAGAATTTTTTTAACTCCTATTCTATGATATTAATTTGCTGAACGCATTATTCGAACATTtccatttttctattttaccGCCACTACATTCCAAacttgcaaataaaaaagagatAGATGTATATATTGCATGGTAAATACAACACTAAACACTTCCTTGTCGATTAACGTCGTTGATTTTGGCAAGAGCGTTTTGGTTAGAAGctaaatggttatatattttgaagttgtgaaaaatacatagaaatataaagtataatgcctgaaaattattgcaaaatgcACTTAAGATTGTAAGCAAAGACAAGTTGTTAAGTTCGTGTAAAAGTTAACTGGGTAAGACGcgttaaaaatatttggaaaaagtgTGTTTGGCTGGTGGCTGGGTTGCGTTTTGTTCGTGTTCGTGTTGTCGTTGTCGTTTGTGGTGGCGGCGGCGTGTGTGTTTATTGCAAGACAAATGCGTTTTCAGCCTTGCTAAAATCCTAAAAAGTGCTACTATTAATTGGCAGTAAAGAACTCTgcatttatgttattttttatgtttgtttataaagtccaaattattcgaaaaaaagtAAAGCAATTTATAAGGGGTTATTTGAATGATTCCTTGCCTTTCCAACTGTGATCccaaaatttgatgaaaaattagGGAATGAATGAATTACTCTTTATATTGGCCATCAAAATGTTTTCTCGAAGTGTTTGATgtattgtaaacaaataaatattccaAACATAAACTTGTATAAgaaataaatgttaataaaaggaccatattatttcttttgtagaaatttttatatcaaacatttttataaaacacgTTAAACAGTATAATATTGTTggaacaataatttatttaaaaaaataatatagttaAAGACGAAATCCTTTCACCTACGAATCTGGACGAAATTTGGAAATAATAAATGACAAGATATTTTTGAGTGTTTCTAAAAATGAATCCCTCCGAGCTGCGTATGATGTGGATGAGTCACTATAATCCTGAACGCATCACAGTGGAGGACGCACCCTCATTCTTTGGCCATCCATCAGTGGGACTTTCGGTAATGGACGATTTATCCTCACATCAACCAACAATGGTATGTATAGCACAGccttttaaactatttattgCTTCACAAACATGTTTCATGGTtataatacatgcatacatatgtaaataaataattgagcGATTGTTGCATATGGATCATTTAGAATCGAGTACATTTCATTTACGATTGAATTTAAAATCTTCAATTGCAACTTATTTACTATAATTTCACTCATTTATTTCTCaaaatctttctttttcttttcatatGTTTTTTTCTTGCTGTGTTTGATCATTTACTCCTccccaaaaatcaaaaaataaaaataatacctgAAACTATcgcaatttaaaaaatctatttcgACTTGAATAATATCGCGGTAATTATTATATACAACCACTGTAAAAACACAACACAATATATCTGCGGTATCAACGGatgtataaacaaatataacttCGAATGCGATTGGTTTTCCTGTTTGtctaataaaactaaaatgaaaataaaaaggatttGAATCCAATGATGAGTATTGTTGGGGGGGATTTCAGTGGTcaggcggcagcagcagcagcggctgcATTGGGCGTACAACCGACAGCTCTAATTGCGGCCAATTCCAACGATATTTACGGTCTAGCACAAGTAGGTGGTTTACATCAGCAGTTACTTCAACAATCGGCCGCAGCTGTTTTTCAAAACTACACAGAAGTTATAGACGATGATGATGGTACTGGAAGTGGCGCAATAGGTGCTGACAACAGCGGTTGTGGTAATGTCAGCGTAGACAAATCATTAGCAACACAATTTGTTCATAACGATGAGCCACAACCAATCTATGATCAATTGGATGACGGTAGTTACGATGGTGGTTTAGCGCCAAAAcaggaaattataaatattgatgatTTCGTTATGATGACCGATTCTAATTCATACGATGGTACAGAATTTATGGCTGACGAGAGAGAAGTGGCAGAAGGAAGTAGTGGTGGCGTTGATATCTCCCATGCACATGGCATGGATGAGAATGGTGTCCTTGTGCCTTTGGATAGTGGACATAAATTAATAGGCGATAGTGGCGATGAGGTGATGGTGCCCGCCACCACAACCGTAATGCAGGCAACAGCGGCAACCTCATCAAGAGGATTTGGTGGAGGTGGAGGAACGGGCCACCATCGCTCATCGCAACGTAAGACTCGAAAAATAGAACCAGTTAACAGGCCAGGACTGGTGCTGAAGACACCAATAGCATATAAGGGAAACATAGATCCATCGGTTATACCAATTCAGAAAGACGGCATgggtatgttttttttaattattgattttgaaaatcaattcatttatttttcgtttaataAATTTCCACTTTATATATAGAGGTTAAAAGAaaagtaacataaatatttataattaacttGAAAGTGATAAATTGTAGCAACGCCATAGTCATATATTTAGCATTATAGCAACCAACAATTAGATTTTGTATATGTAATTGCTGCCCAATATAAAGGAAATCTGCGTTAAAAAATCATTGAATGTTTCCTATTCCATATGAGAACTGAAAACTTAATAATTAATGTAAACAAGTACTCAAGCAAGTAGTGATACGAGATGCACTAATTAGGGTGCTTTTAATGCATCAGTgcgtgttttaatttaataaaaataataatacataaaataatattaacatcgtaaatttttttgtaggttAGTTATTCATACTATCCCTAATAGGAAATAGcgttaagttatttttttctttaacttacAATTGCTAATACATTccatttcttttttctatattttttgcaGCCGTCTGTGAGCGTTGTGGTGCAATCGGTGTAAAGCACACTTTCTACACCAAATCTCGACGTTTTTGCAGCATGTCCTGCGCTCGTGGCGAACTTTATTCTTTGGTAGTAAACAACACTAAAATGGCAGGTGgtgcgcaacaacagcaacagacgATTTCCAATTCCCCCGTGCAAGATCATATCGATGGTGCAGCCGGAAGTAACAATGGTAATAGCAACGATATACAACAACACGATACACAACCTCAACAATCTGATATTGAGTTGGCGTTACGTGTTGCTCATATTAAGAATTCGAATTATCGTTTTCGCATCACAGACCAATCGAAAATTACACAAATCAACGGTTTTGGCGAACCTGTCATGTCCGCCGAATTGACAGGAATGGATGGCGCAAGTGCACTAACAGGTCTAAGTAGTGAGAATGGAGCCTTGTGTGGTGTAAATGCAGGTGGCTTAGTTGCTACGCCAAAGGCACTTCAAATGTACCGTGATGTTTTACCACAAGAAGACCTGCCACAAATTCCAAAATTTGAACGTTTACCAGTTTCCTGCCCacaaatggaaaaaatcattaGTATACGTCGTCGTATGTACGATCCATCGCATTCTTTCGATTGGACGCCGCGTTTGTCGCATCCGAATTTTTTCGCTGCACCCGTTACTTGCTTTCCCCATGCACCCGGTTACGAAGTTTGGGACAGCATTGGTATTGACATGAAAGTTGAGGTGGAGAATACAGATTGTGATAATACGGAAATAGTGCAGCCCGGACAGACGCCACACTCATTTTGGGTTGCGACGATCTTAAATATTTGCGGATACAAAGCTCTTATGCGTTACGAAGGTAGGTAACCCCGTAAGATGAGGAATTTTGAGTTAAATGAAATGCAACATTTGAGAAagatattaatttcattttttttttaatattttaggcTTTGATGAGCCAACACATGACTTCTGGGTAAATCTATGCAATGCGGAAGTACACTCGGTTGGTTGGTGTGCGACACGCGGCAAACCTCTAATACCGCCACGTACTATCGAGAATAAATACAAAGATTGGAAAGATTTCCTCGTGGAACGATTGTCTGGCGCACGTACACTGCCTTCCAGCTTTTACAACAAAATCAATGACAGCATGCAGTCGCGCTTCCGACTGGGCTTGAATTTAGAGTGTGTGGATAAGGATCGAATCTCACAGGTTCGCTTAGCAACGGTGACAAAAATTGTAGGCAAGCGTTTGTTTTTGCGGTACTTTGACTCTGATGACGGTTTCTGGTGTCATGAGGACTCGCCCATCATACATCCGGTCGGTTGGGCGACTACCGTGGGTCACAATTTAGCGGCACCGCATGATTATTTAGAACGAATGTTGGGTAAGTTTTACTCTCGGTCTAGTTTATATATATTGATTTATATTACTACTGTCTAACTCTTTTTGTGTTTACACTATAGCTGGCCGTGAGGCAATGATTGAAGTACATGAAGATGATGCAACGATTGAgcttttcaaaatgaatttcaCTTTCGAAGAATATTACATGGATGGCAAAGGCAATGGTTTTGTGGAAGGCATGAAATTGGAGGCGGTCGATCCTCTCAATCTATCATCGATTTGTGCTGCAACCGTAATGGCGGTGCTTAAATTTGGCTACATCATGATACGCATCGATTCTTATCAACCAGATGCAACAGGGTCAGATTGGTGAGCTCGAAGCTTGTCAACTACTACGTGTATAattagtatatatttaaattttctttatttgcagGTTTTGCTATCACGAAAAATCACCTAGCATATTCCCAGTAGGCTTCTGCGCTTCAAATAGCATCACTTTGACACCACCCAATGGTTATGATGTCAATACGTTTAGTtgggaaaaatatttgcaagaaaCGGGTAGCGTTGCTGCTGGCCAGCATTTATTCCACCGGATTGTGCCAAATCATGGATTTCGGGTaagttaaagaaatattatacatatgaaatatatgtGTTTAATCTGTCACTCGTAACCATTTTTAGGTCGGCATGAGCCTCGAATGTGCTGACCTTATGGACCCACGTTTGGTATGTGTGGCGACTGTATCACGCATAGTCGGGCGTTTGCTTAAAATACACTTCGACGGTTGGACCGATGAGTATGACCAATGGTTGGATTGCGAATCACCTGATGTTTATCCAGTAGGTTGGTGCGTACTGGTAAATCACAAGCTCGAAGGGCCGCCGGTGCCTGTGCAGGCTACAGCCAAAACGAACACCAAAGCGAAAAGTCCGAAAAAACGCAAGAAAAAATCCACTGCTAAAGGCGCAGAAAATTCAAATACAGGTATATTAAAAGCTCCATACcagctaaataaaaaatttcctaaACTTTTTGTATTGTATATGACAGCAAAACCGCGTACGATTGCTTTAAAAACAAATCCGCATCTTCCGAAACTGAGTATTAAACTCGAACTTAAGCCAGAGCATCACAATGCCGCTTTCTATGAGGATAATAACgaggatgatgatgatgatggagACTATGAAGAGGACAGCACCAGTCATCGCTCCGGTCAATCCACGCCACTATCCCATAACGATGGCAGCCAGCTGGCTTTGACGGAAAAGATCACTACAGCGCAACAAGCATCCACAACTCAAGCGTCCGCGCCAACGCGTTGCGGCAACCCAGCAGTAAAGAAATCTGTATCACCAGCACCGCCGGTTGTGGGGCGCAAAGCTACCAGCTACATTGGGGTAAGTTTAGTCTCACTATAAACGCTACAAATTTTACTTATaatcttttatgttttctgttcCTCCTCTGTAGAACTCATCCGTCTGCAATAGCAAGTACATTCCGCGGCTTATCGAGTCCTCTTCGAATGAAAACAACAGCGGCAGTAGCGGCGGCAACAGTAACAGTCAAAATGCGGACCCACAAGCAGACCTCATACCCGATACGTGGAATGTATATGACGTTTCTCAATTCTTACGCGTCAATGATTGTACGGCGCACTGTGACACATTTTTGCGTAATAAAATTGATGGCAAACGTTTGCTGCAACTATCTAAGGATGAAATAATTACTTTGCTTGGCATGAAAGTGGGTCCTGCGCTAAAAATATCCGATTTGATACAGCAGCTTAAATGCAGAGTTAACCCTGGCAAATCCAGATTGCATAAGGCAAACAAAACGTTTTTATAGTGCCTTTTGAAGCGATCGCATCAAAGAGTAACATCAAAACCACCTAAGCCAACAACATTTCGTCTTAAGCTCTCACACCTAGCAATTCGTCACAATATTGTATCGTATCTAATATGATTACTGTAGCTCTTAAGTAtaccaaatatgtatatcaCGAGATAACACAGGCATTGTACGAAGTATGAGAGTGTCTCATGTGCATGCTGCACTTCATAAAAGCATGATGTGCGTTGGGTTACAATGATCACAGATGAGTTTGCTGTCAATTGGAACATTTTAGAGTAAATGaggaaaatttttgttaagtaGAATCAAGCTGAATGACACAAGGATTCAGCATCAGCAAAGTAGAAGTTAAGAGATACGGAAACCTGTAGGAAACTTAacaatgaaaatttgaaaatattattagttttCTTTAATGACGTAGAATAGATActtatttgatataattttcacttcatacatatttttaatatctagtacacaataactttattttagttaaaaaaaacgcaaagaaaaaaaaaactaccttACATAATTtagtgtatttgtatttttttctgtcAATAAGAAAACGAGGTGCACGAAAAATGTAACACATTCGTAGACTGAGAAcaattattaaatgaaaacagTAAACATAATTTATTACTACAACAATTGCATAATTACAATCAATTACCACTGCAACAATACAATGTTTTCTACCGTTAGGCATAAAAAGCTTATTACATATACTCACAACACAAacccgcacacacatacacatacaacaatAACCACGCAATATAAAtgcctttaaaaaaaatcaacattataaataataaaaacctaacctcaaatgcaaaacaaaaaaataataatctgtgcAACATCACTTTAACTCCCAATAGTAAGAGTCGCGTTGCTCATTTGCTCGTCGAATATAATACTTTATAGATTTTGTTAAAATCAAGTGGTTTGAAcgtaatatatttgcatattgaaaagttttgtgtaaatattttatatgaaacaattatttattggtggaaaaattttaattcattacgTTTTGCTAAATTAATCGTATCCCATAAATGTGTAGTGGTAAATACAAATAATGGTGGTGGTTTACAAATCTCTTGTTTAAGgtcgattttgaaaaattcaaatttcaagtttatttcaaatttactgTCGCACATAATATGCACGTTTTATGCTTTCATCATCTTGGAACTCAATGCGCTGAAGTAAagcagttaaaaaatatattttttcaatttcggcAAAAGTTTTGAGTTCGGTTTCTTTGCTGGTCCGaattgctttaaatattttggtaGATTTTCTGTAATGTATATTGCTCAGTACAAATAGATTTGGTCGATAAGTAAACAAGTCTTATAAAACCCACCAAGTTGACTTAGTtgcgttaatttttttgttttgtttttgtaaatatcgctcaacacttttcactttgaaatatgtataactCATTAATTGACTGCATagttattgtgttttgttgttggatGAGTAAACACTAATATAGCTTTGTGTAATCCGCATTTTATCGGCCCATACTCCACTTGCCCTTGACTACATATCCTAAATTAGTGTAATTAGAAGTATCCTGCGAAGACGCTACTATAAAATCAGCGCTCGCGTTAAGTAACGTCAAAATGgtttaagaaaatttcttacatacatatgaatgtactaAGATatgcaactacatacatacatacagatatgcgACGAATTGATTAGAAATATAACGATCAGGGaataatttcagtttttgtGAAACTCAAGTGCTATTGTAAACTAACTACCAAtcagtgtatacatacatatgtacatacacagaAGCATAGATGCAATTGGCAAGTCTGCTGCAGTTCCACGCAAGGttaacatttatgtatgtgtgtgagagtTAAATCTTTTGGCAACTTACTCCCTTAGGAtagtgaataaataaaataattaaagtaaacaaaaactaaaaataaaataacacaaattATAGAATATAACCACACCGCCTCATCAGAGTAGAATGCTAGAGCGATAGAGCAAATCATGAAACAAAAACAGATTTAGAATACCAACAGCACACCAGCTTaagtatacacacatatatatgtatagcatTAGCAACAAATTAATTGTaaagattaaaatattaatatacacgAGTTTATGATTTACACGATTTTAACACTCTTAATTTGTATAATTAAGAAAAGACGCGCAGCACACGCCCCCACACTCTCtcccaacacacacacatgtaagcAGTCGCATGCCACAGTCTGCGAGCGAAGTGGGGTGTTCTCATTAGCCACTTATTTGATTTACttgtaaataatatacaaaaaaaagaagaaaacaaaaaacaaacaaacattacgattactttatattatactttaaaaataaaatagcgtGTAATAAACAGCAAACTACTATAAAAGTCATGATGTTACCGAACAAATGAACAAACaagtttttaataagaaatataaataatttatgcgtTTTGTGGAAGTGCGGATGGCATTTGGTGAGCCTTTAAGAAGGCTGAGaactaaagtttttaaatttgataaatGCCGTTCTACCTGCGCCATTCTTTGTTGCGATATTCAGTTTGAATTTCTGCTATCGTATGTAATGGAGCAGCGTACATACTGTTGTTGCATCGAATCCCCATTTGGATGGTAAAGTTCAAGTTGATTGCGATCGAAATCATCCAACTGAAGATCCTGAAAACGTGTTTTTTCGATGGGGTCGAAATAAGGGGGAGGGATATTAAATGAGTGATATTCATTGGGAATGCGAAGAGGTGGTTTGAGACTCGTTGCTCGCAGATCATACTTATTTGGTATTTCGTGGTCAATAGGTATAGGTAGGAGTTTAGCCTGCtgcaatatccagaacgaaactACACAAAAGTTACTCTAGATTAAGATCACAACTCGAGCTATTTGTcggcaatgggtggtggtttgactccaagtgcGCCATTCATTGGGAGTGAGTCGATAGAATTGTTAATAGTCTCACTGTGACGCTGGCGTTCAGTGCGCGTCTGCATTTAATTGCGTTCGTATTCAAGTCGGCGTACTGCTCTATGTCGCCGATGTAATCATGGAATGACTTCTTGCTGCTCTTAGGAGGTGGCTCCACTTCAAGCAATTGACTGCAGGGACGATTTCtgccaaaaaaaatcacaggtCATAGAAATTGTTTGGAGAGGATTGTCTTGTGTTCTTTAATCGGAAGCATACAGGTGCTCAACTTAACTAACTTAGAATTTTGACCGACCGCTTAGATAGTTCATGCTCCATCACTTCAGCCCTTCAGTAGCGTTGTGGGAAGGACTATTTCAAAAGCATTTGACAAGTGCAACGCTACTGGGATCCTCTCACACCGTAGTTTTCGATTAGGCCACGAACTTCTTTATTcgcgtagacaccgcttccggggttatagctgagtttacaACAGGGCGTCAGTCATTCTTCTTTCcatgacccagccagcgtagCCTTTGTCTCTTAATGCGCTaagctatgtcaatgtcatcgtatcgtacagcttatcgttccattgACCGCGGCATTCggcgttgccaatgcgcaaccataaatcttccgcagaacctttctctcggaaactcgtaacgctgactcatcagatggtgccatcgtccatgcctctgcaccttaTTGGAGGACGGGCATAATGAGTGacgtagaatttggtctttgttcatcgagatAGGActttctcaattgcttactcattCTGAAATAAAA belongs to Bactrocera dorsalis isolate Fly_Bdor chromosome 1, ASM2337382v1, whole genome shotgun sequence and includes:
- the LOC105223884 gene encoding polycomb protein Sfmbt isoform X1 encodes the protein MNPSELRMMWMSHYNPERITVEDAPSFFGHPSVGLSVMDDLSSHQPTMDLNPMMSIVGGDFSGQAAAAAAAALGVQPTALIAANSNDIYGLAQVGGLHQQLLQQSAAAVFQNYTEVIDDDDGTGSGAIGADNSGCGNVSVDKSLATQFVHNDEPQPIYDQLDDGSYDGGLAPKQEIINIDDFVMMTDSNSYDGTEFMADEREVAEGSSGGVDISHAHGMDENGVLVPLDSGHKLIGDSGDEVMVPATTTVMQATAATSSRGFGGGGGTGHHRSSQRKTRKIEPVNRPGLVLKTPIAYKGNIDPSVIPIQKDGMAVCERCGAIGVKHTFYTKSRRFCSMSCARGELYSLVVNNTKMAGGAQQQQQTISNSPVQDHIDGAAGSNNGNSNDIQQHDTQPQQSDIELALRVAHIKNSNYRFRITDQSKITQINGFGEPVMSAELTGMDGASALTGLSSENGALCGVNAGGLVATPKALQMYRDVLPQEDLPQIPKFERLPVSCPQMEKIISIRRRMYDPSHSFDWTPRLSHPNFFAAPVTCFPHAPGYEVWDSIGIDMKVEVENTDCDNTEIVQPGQTPHSFWVATILNICGYKALMRYEGFDEPTHDFWVNLCNAEVHSVGWCATRGKPLIPPRTIENKYKDWKDFLVERLSGARTLPSSFYNKINDSMQSRFRLGLNLECVDKDRISQVRLATVTKIVGKRLFLRYFDSDDGFWCHEDSPIIHPVGWATTVGHNLAAPHDYLERMLAGREAMIEVHEDDATIELFKMNFTFEEYYMDGKGNGFVEGMKLEAVDPLNLSSICAATVMAVLKFGYIMIRIDSYQPDATGSDWFCYHEKSPSIFPVGFCASNSITLTPPNGYDVNTFSWEKYLQETGSVAAGQHLFHRIVPNHGFRVGMSLECADLMDPRLVCVATVSRIVGRLLKIHFDGWTDEYDQWLDCESPDVYPVGWCVLVNHKLEGPPVPVQATAKTNTKAKSPKKRKKKSTAKGAENSNTGILKAPYQLNKKFPKLFVLYMTAKPRTIALKTNPHLPKLSIKLELKPEHHNAAFYEDNNEDDDDDGDYEEDSTSHRSGQSTPLSHNDGSQLALTEKITTAQQASTTQASAPTRCGNPAVKKSVSPAPPVVGRKATSYIGNSSVCNSKYIPRLIESSSNENNSGSSGGNSNSQNADPQADLIPDTWNVYDVSQFLRVNDCTAHCDTFLRNKIDGKRLLQLSKDEIITLLGMKVGPALKISDLIQQLKCRVNPGKSRLHKANKTFL
- the LOC105223884 gene encoding polycomb protein Sfmbt isoform X2 codes for the protein MNPSELRMMWMSHYNPERITVEDAPSFFGHPSVGLSVMDDLSSHQPTMDLNPMMSIVGGDFSGQAAAAAAAALGVQPTALIAANSNDIYGLAQVGGLHQQLLQQSAAAVFQNYTEVIDDDDGTGSGAIGADNSGCGNVSVDKSLATQFVHNDEPQPIYDQLDDGSYDGGLAPKQEIINIDDFVMMTDSNSYDGTEFMADEREVAEGSSGGVDISHAHGMDENGVLVPLDSGHKLIGDSGDEVMVPATTTVMQATAATSSRGFGGGGGTGHHRSSQRKTRKIEPVNRPGLVLKTPIAYKGNIDPSVIPIQKDGMAVCERCGAIGVKHTFYTKSRRFCSMSCARGELYSLVVNNTKMAGGAQQQQQTISNSPVQDHIDGAAGSNNGNSNDIQQHDTQPQQSDIELALRVAHIKNSNYRFRITDQSKITQINGFGEPVMSAELTGMDGASALTGLSSENGALCGVNAGGLVATPKALQMYRDVLPQEDLPQIPKFERLPVSCPQMEKIISIRRRMYDPSHSFDWTPRLSHPNFFAAPVTCFPHAPGYEVWDSIGIDMKVEVENTDCDNTEIVQPGQTPHSFWVATILNICGYKALMRYEGFDEPTHDFWVNLCNAEVHSVGWCATRGKPLIPPRTIENKYKDWKDFLVERLSGARTLPSSFYNKINDSMQSRFRLGLNLECVDKDRISQVRLATVTKIVGKRLFLRYFDSDDGFWCHEDSPIIHPVGWATTVGHNLAAPHDYLERMLAGREAMIEVHEDDATIELFKMNFTFEEYYMDGKGNGFVEGMKLEAVDPLNLSSICAATVMAVLKFGYIMIRIDSYQPDATGSDWFCYHEKSPSIFPVGFCASNSITLTPPNGYDVNTFSWEKYLQETGSVAAGQHLFHRIVPNHGFRVGMSLECADLMDPRLVCVATVSRIVGRLLKIHFDGWTDEYDQWLDCESPDVYPVGWCVLVNHKLEGPPVPVQATAKTNTKAKSPKKRKKKSTAKGAENSNTAKPRTIALKTNPHLPKLSIKLELKPEHHNAAFYEDNNEDDDDDGDYEEDSTSHRSGQSTPLSHNDGSQLALTEKITTAQQASTTQASAPTRCGNPAVKKSVSPAPPVVGRKATSYIGNSSVCNSKYIPRLIESSSNENNSGSSGGNSNSQNADPQADLIPDTWNVYDVSQFLRVNDCTAHCDTFLRNKIDGKRLLQLSKDEIITLLGMKVGPALKISDLIQQLKCRVNPGKSRLHKANKTFL